One stretch of Comamonas testosteroni DNA includes these proteins:
- a CDS encoding helix-turn-helix domain-containing protein: MSTIIMSACWPLQGMSAAQKAVLISLADQSNDDGVCWPGVGTIARRTCLSERAVQEALSWLQKVGLVFREYRLNASTSYTITPGSFDPTKAPVGRSRSKAGGADGAPPADSAPPAPGAPGGEPGAPVPPHQAHPRGEPSAPKSSLNRHRNHQRTNTPALERAGPVAQPEDVTDQTWADWLQLRKVKRAPVTETVLKGAKAEAAKAGMTLEAFLQLWCIRGSQGLQAAWLRPAAAPAGGRAPAFNANKHAAAAATIFDGVWDA, from the coding sequence ATGAGCACCATCATCATGTCGGCCTGCTGGCCGCTGCAGGGCATGTCCGCAGCGCAAAAGGCAGTTCTGATATCGCTGGCGGATCAGTCGAATGACGACGGCGTGTGCTGGCCCGGTGTCGGCACCATTGCCAGGCGTACCTGCCTGTCTGAGCGGGCCGTGCAAGAGGCGCTGTCGTGGCTGCAGAAGGTCGGTCTGGTCTTTCGGGAATATCGCCTGAACGCCAGCACCAGCTACACCATCACACCGGGCAGTTTTGACCCGACGAAGGCACCTGTCGGTCGCAGTCGGAGCAAGGCAGGTGGTGCAGATGGCGCACCCCCCGCAGATAGCGCACCCCCCGCACCAGGCGCACCAGGTGGTGAACCAGGCGCACCTGTACCCCCGCACCAGGCGCACCCCAGGGGTGAACCAAGCGCACCCAAATCATCATTGAACCGTCATAGGAACCATCAAAGAACCAACACACCTGCGCTTGAGCGCGCAGGACCTGTTGCTCAACCGGAGGATGTGACCGACCAGACCTGGGCCGACTGGCTGCAGCTGCGCAAGGTCAAACGGGCACCGGTGACGGAGACCGTGCTGAAGGGCGCCAAGGCAGAGGCTGCCAAGGCCGGCATGACGCTGGAGGCCTTTCTGCAGCTGTGGTGCATACGCGGCTCGCAAGGGCTGCAGGCCGCATGGCTCAGGCCTGCTGCAGCGCCGGCGGGCGGTCGTGCGCCGGCGTTCAACGCGAACAAGCACGCTGCTGCTGCGGCAACGATTTTCGACGGAGTGTGGGATGCATGA